From the genome of Yersinia enterocolitica, one region includes:
- the prfC gene encoding peptide chain release factor 3, protein MSPSEYALEVAKRRTFAIISHPDAGKTTITEKVLLFGHAIQTAGTVKGRGSSHHAKSDWMEMEKQRGISITTSVMQFPYGGCLVNLLDTPGHEDFSEDTYRTLTAVDCCLMVIDAAKGVEDRTRKLMEVTRLRDTPILTFMNKLDRDIRDPMEVLDEVERELKIACSPITWPIGCGKLFKGVYHLYKDETYLYQTGKGHTIQEVRIVKGLNNPDLDAAVGEDLAKQFRQELELVQGASHEFEHDAFLSGDLTPVFFGTALGNFGVDHMLDGLVEWAPAPMPRKTDTREVVAAEPKFTGFVFKIQANMDPKHRDRVAFMRVVSGRFEKGMKLRQVRTKKDVVISDALTFMAGDRSHVEEAFAGDIIGLHNHGTIQIGDTFTQGEDMKFTGIPNFAPELFRRIRLRDPLKQKQLLKGLVQLSEEGAVQVFRPLTNNDLIVGAVGVLQFEVVSSRLKSEYNVEAVYESVNVSTARWVECDDVKKFEEFKRKNEVNLALDGGDNLSYIAPTMVNLNITQERYPEVNFRKTREH, encoded by the coding sequence ATGTCTCCAAGTGAATACGCACTGGAAGTCGCGAAAAGACGTACTTTCGCGATCATTTCCCACCCCGATGCCGGTAAAACCACCATTACCGAAAAAGTGTTGTTGTTCGGACACGCAATTCAGACCGCCGGTACGGTAAAAGGCCGTGGCTCAAGCCATCATGCCAAATCAGACTGGATGGAAATGGAAAAGCAACGCGGGATCTCCATCACCACCTCGGTGATGCAATTTCCGTATGGCGGTTGTCTGGTTAACTTACTCGATACCCCGGGGCATGAAGACTTCTCCGAGGACACTTACCGTACTCTGACCGCCGTGGACTGCTGTCTGATGGTGATTGACGCGGCAAAAGGGGTTGAAGATCGAACCCGTAAGCTGATGGAAGTAACTCGTCTGCGTGATACACCAATCCTCACTTTTATGAACAAATTGGACCGCGATATTCGTGATCCGATGGAAGTGCTGGATGAAGTGGAACGTGAGCTGAAAATTGCTTGTTCACCAATCACCTGGCCGATTGGTTGCGGTAAGTTGTTTAAAGGGGTTTACCACCTTTATAAAGATGAAACGTATCTCTATCAGACGGGTAAAGGCCACACCATTCAGGAAGTGCGCATCGTCAAAGGGCTGAATAACCCAGACTTGGATGCAGCGGTAGGTGAGGACTTGGCTAAACAGTTCCGTCAGGAACTGGAGCTGGTACAGGGGGCTTCTCATGAATTCGAGCATGATGCTTTCTTGTCTGGTGACTTAACGCCGGTGTTCTTCGGTACCGCTTTGGGTAACTTCGGCGTCGATCATATGTTGGATGGCTTGGTTGAATGGGCTCCGGCCCCGATGCCACGTAAAACCGATACCCGTGAAGTGGTTGCTGCTGAACCCAAATTTACCGGTTTTGTTTTCAAAATTCAGGCAAATATGGATCCGAAACACCGTGACCGTGTTGCCTTTATGCGGGTGGTTTCTGGCCGTTTTGAGAAAGGGATGAAACTGCGTCAGGTGCGAACCAAGAAAGACGTAGTAATTTCAGACGCACTGACCTTTATGGCTGGTGACCGTTCTCATGTAGAAGAAGCTTTTGCTGGCGATATCATTGGCTTGCATAACCACGGTACCATTCAAATTGGCGATACCTTCACCCAGGGTGAAGATATGAAGTTCACCGGCATACCGAACTTTGCCCCTGAATTGTTCCGCCGCATTCGCCTGCGTGATCCATTGAAACAGAAGCAGTTGCTAAAAGGTCTGGTTCAGTTGTCAGAAGAGGGTGCGGTGCAAGTGTTCCGCCCGTTGACCAACAACGATTTGATTGTTGGCGCAGTCGGTGTTCTACAGTTTGAAGTGGTCTCTTCACGACTGAAAAGTGAATACAACGTGGAAGCGGTGTATGAATCAGTTAACGTCTCTACTGCCCGTTGGGTTGAATGTGATGACGTGAAGAAGTTCGAAGAGTTTAAACGTAAGAATGAGGTTAATCTGGCATTAGATGGTGGTGATAACTTGAGCTATATCGCCCCAACGATGGTAAATCTTAATATTACGCAAGAACGTTACCCGGAAGTGAATTTCCGTAAAACTCGCGAACATTAA
- a CDS encoding ribosomal-protein-alanine N-acetyltransferase, protein MKQISILTPADLATAYKIEQASHAFPWTEKTLVSNQGERYLNFKLSVSQQMVGFAITQMVLDEATLFNIAIDPHYQRQGYGRLLLEHLIEQLATRDIVTLWLEVRASNARAIALYESLGFNEVSVRRNYYPSADGREDAIMMALPMG, encoded by the coding sequence ATGAAGCAGATTTCTATCCTGACGCCAGCCGATCTGGCCACAGCGTACAAAATTGAGCAAGCCAGCCACGCTTTCCCGTGGACGGAAAAAACCCTGGTCAGTAACCAAGGGGAGCGCTATCTCAATTTTAAGTTGAGTGTCAGTCAACAAATGGTCGGTTTCGCCATTACCCAAATGGTGTTGGATGAAGCGACGCTGTTTAATATCGCCATCGATCCGCACTATCAGCGACAGGGGTATGGCCGTTTACTGCTTGAACATCTGATTGAGCAGTTGGCAACACGTGATATCGTCACTCTCTGGCTTGAGGTGCGGGCTTCAAACGCACGGGCTATCGCCCTCTATGAGAGCTTAGGCTTTAACGAGGTTTCTGTGCGGCGCAACTATTACCCAAGTGCCGATGGGCGTGAAGATGCCATTATGATGGCGCTGCCGATGGGATAG
- a CDS encoding DNA polymerase III subunit psi, translating into MASRRDLLLQQLGITQWTLRRPAVLQGEIAVRLPEDTRLLIVAHLLPEYDDPLLCDVLHSLGLTPRQAYALTPDRVAMLPEDTQCNSWRLGISEPLAVAGAQLHSPALAGLYQDASAKRALWQQICHHEADFYPDASRSGHSVQN; encoded by the coding sequence ATGGCATCAAGACGAGACTTGCTGTTACAACAGCTAGGCATTACGCAGTGGACATTGCGCCGCCCGGCCGTCTTGCAGGGTGAAATCGCAGTTCGTTTACCCGAAGATACCCGACTGCTGATTGTGGCACACCTGCTTCCTGAATATGATGATCCCCTGTTGTGTGATGTGTTGCACAGCTTGGGTCTCACGCCGCGTCAGGCTTATGCACTGACGCCGGACAGGGTTGCAATGTTGCCGGAAGATACGCAGTGCAACAGTTGGCGATTGGGCATCAGTGAACCGCTTGCGGTCGCTGGCGCGCAGTTACACAGCCCGGCATTGGCCGGACTTTATCAAGACGCGAGCGCTAAGCGCGCACTTTGGCAGCAGATTTGTCACCATGAAGCAGATTTCTATCCTGACGCCAGCCGATCTGGCCACAGCGTACAAAATTGA
- a CDS encoding 16S rRNA (guanine(1207)-N(2))-methyltransferase RsmC, which translates to MSALTPASEVILRHSDEFIARHVLFAGDLQDALPAQFDAAGVRVHTNQYHHWQLLSNTLEENVQFGLLATADMVANCDTLVYYWPKSKQEAQFQLANLLSLLPVGTDIFVVGENRSGVRSAEEMLSEFAQLTKIDSARRCGLYHGRLDKQPEFDADAWWESYQVGDVTVKTLPGVFSRDSLDSGSHLLLSTFSEPFKGNVLDVGCGAGVLASVLAQQSPKIKWTLSDVSAAAIEASRATLAANNIDAQVIASNVYSDIKGRFEMIISNPPFHDGIQTSLTAAELLIRGATAHLHVGGKLRIVANSFLPYPALLDAAFGSHEVLAQNGRFKVYQATVGRAPRDSKKKR; encoded by the coding sequence ATGTCAGCATTAACCCCAGCCAGTGAAGTGATACTGCGCCATAGTGATGAATTTATAGCCCGCCATGTGTTGTTTGCCGGTGATTTACAAGATGCACTGCCAGCGCAGTTTGATGCAGCCGGGGTACGGGTTCATACCAATCAATATCACCACTGGCAATTACTGAGCAATACGCTGGAAGAGAATGTGCAATTCGGTCTTTTGGCCACTGCCGACATGGTGGCTAACTGCGATACGCTGGTTTATTACTGGCCGAAAAGCAAACAGGAAGCCCAGTTCCAATTGGCTAATCTCCTTTCGTTATTGCCTGTCGGCACCGATATTTTTGTGGTGGGTGAGAACCGTAGTGGCGTGCGCAGTGCAGAAGAAATGTTATCTGAATTTGCGCAGTTGACTAAAATCGACAGCGCCCGCCGTTGCGGTCTGTACCATGGCCGGTTGGATAAACAGCCGGAATTTGATGCCGATGCCTGGTGGGAAAGTTACCAGGTGGGCGATGTGACAGTTAAAACATTGCCTGGCGTATTCAGCCGTGACTCGCTGGACTCCGGCAGCCATCTGTTACTGTCTACGTTCAGTGAGCCATTTAAAGGCAATGTGCTGGATGTCGGCTGTGGTGCAGGTGTGCTGGCCTCTGTATTGGCGCAGCAATCACCTAAAATCAAATGGACCCTGAGTGATGTCTCTGCGGCCGCTATTGAAGCCAGCCGAGCAACATTAGCGGCGAATAACATCGACGCGCAGGTGATTGCCAGCAATGTCTATTCCGACATTAAAGGCCGCTTCGAGATGATTATTTCGAATCCACCGTTCCATGATGGTATTCAAACCAGCCTGACTGCGGCGGAATTGTTGATCCGCGGCGCAACAGCTCACCTGCATGTCGGTGGTAAATTGCGGATAGTGGCGAACTCCTTCCTGCCTTACCCTGCACTGCTGGATGCGGCATTTGGCAGCCATGAAGTGCTGGCCCAGAATGGCCGTTTTAAGGTGTATCAGGCAACTGTCGGGCGTGCGCCACGAGACTCCAAGAAAAAACGTTAA
- a CDS encoding aldo/keto reductase, whose product MQQRQLGSNGPLVSALGLGCMGMSDFYSTNQDVNESIATLHRALELGVTLLDTADMYGPFTNEELVGRAIKGKRDQVFLATKFGIVRDPTDPTVRGVSSQPDYIRKSVDGSLKRLGVDVIDLYYQHRGDPSVPVEDVIGTLADLVTAGKIRYIGLSEVSAATLEKAHQVHPITAVQSEYSLWTRDVESSVLATCERLGVGFVAYSPLGRGFLTGALRRPEDLAADDFRRHNPRFQGDNFAMNLVLADAVVEMARAKGVKPSQLALAWVLAQGKYIVPIPGTKRRAYLEENLAALDLALSPQELAALDAVFPFHAAAGERYGAEGMAHLNA is encoded by the coding sequence ATGCAACAACGTCAATTAGGTTCGAATGGCCCGCTAGTCTCAGCGCTGGGGCTTGGCTGCATGGGGATGAGTGACTTTTACTCCACCAATCAGGACGTGAATGAATCCATTGCGACGTTACATCGCGCGCTGGAGTTGGGGGTGACTTTACTCGATACCGCTGACATGTATGGCCCGTTTACCAATGAGGAGTTGGTTGGACGCGCCATTAAAGGCAAACGTGATCAGGTCTTTCTGGCCACTAAATTTGGTATTGTACGTGATCCGACTGACCCGACAGTGCGGGGCGTCAGTAGCCAGCCTGATTATATTCGTAAGTCTGTTGACGGTAGCCTGAAGCGGTTGGGTGTTGATGTTATTGACCTTTATTACCAGCATCGTGGCGACCCGAGTGTACCGGTTGAAGATGTGATTGGCACTCTGGCTGATTTGGTCACTGCCGGTAAAATACGTTATATCGGTTTGAGTGAAGTCTCAGCGGCAACATTAGAGAAGGCCCATCAGGTGCATCCAATTACCGCAGTACAGAGTGAATACTCACTTTGGACACGAGATGTGGAATCCTCTGTATTGGCGACCTGCGAACGGTTAGGTGTGGGTTTTGTGGCTTATAGCCCTCTGGGGCGCGGTTTTTTGACCGGAGCGTTACGCCGCCCGGAAGATCTGGCTGCTGATGATTTTCGCCGTCATAACCCGCGTTTTCAGGGGGATAATTTTGCCATGAATCTGGTATTAGCCGATGCGGTGGTGGAAATGGCGCGCGCGAAAGGGGTTAAACCCTCTCAACTGGCGCTGGCCTGGGTATTGGCGCAGGGGAAATATATTGTCCCAATCCCTGGGACCAAACGGCGTGCTTATCTGGAAGAGAATCTGGCGGCACTCGATCTGGCACTCAGCCCGCAAGAGCTGGCAGCACTGGATGCAGTATTCCCGTTCCATGCCGCAGCGGGTGAACGCTACGGCGCGGAAGGGATGGCCCATCTTAACGCCTAG
- a CDS encoding LysR family transcriptional regulator, translated as MDQIQAMRIFVRIVELGSFSRAAEKLQLPRATVSHTLKRLEQRLGVRLLVRTTRQVNITAEGTLYYQRCLQLLSAFEEADSLFSHQRLQPEGKVRIDMPHSLARNVVIPALNDFYQRYPHITLILGANDSTIDLMREGVDCVLRAWLPHDEQLAARNIGQQPQITCASPAYLARYGVPQSLDDLAGHQAVGYFSQMNGRDYPLEFVYQGKVESRTLPGILSVNGADAYIAAGVAGLGLIQAPTPGIQSQLTQGELIEVLPHCPPPAMSLFIMFPAGRFLAPRVRVLIDWLIELFSDYPQLSPTQPSGR; from the coding sequence ATGGACCAAATACAAGCTATGCGGATATTTGTCCGTATTGTTGAATTAGGTAGCTTCAGTCGCGCGGCGGAGAAACTACAATTGCCCCGTGCAACGGTCAGCCATACCTTAAAACGGTTAGAGCAGCGCTTAGGCGTGCGTTTATTGGTGCGCACCACCCGGCAAGTGAATATCACCGCGGAAGGCACACTGTATTACCAGCGTTGCTTGCAATTACTGTCGGCGTTTGAAGAGGCTGACTCGCTGTTCAGCCATCAGCGGCTGCAACCGGAAGGGAAAGTACGCATTGATATGCCACATTCGCTAGCCCGCAATGTGGTTATCCCCGCACTAAATGACTTTTATCAGCGTTATCCCCATATCACGCTGATTCTCGGCGCGAATGACAGTACCATTGACCTGATGCGTGAAGGTGTCGATTGTGTTTTGCGTGCATGGCTGCCCCATGATGAACAATTAGCAGCACGTAATATTGGTCAGCAACCACAGATAACCTGTGCGTCACCAGCTTATCTCGCCAGATATGGTGTTCCACAGTCCCTCGACGACCTGGCCGGCCATCAAGCGGTGGGGTATTTCTCACAGATGAATGGCCGTGATTACCCATTAGAATTTGTTTATCAGGGGAAAGTTGAAAGCCGCACATTACCTGGTATCTTGAGTGTCAATGGTGCCGATGCTTATATCGCAGCCGGTGTCGCAGGCCTAGGATTGATTCAAGCTCCCACGCCAGGTATTCAGAGCCAATTAACCCAAGGCGAACTGATTGAGGTGTTGCCCCACTGTCCACCACCGGCCATGTCGCTGTTTATTATGTTCCCTGCGGGGCGTTTTCTTGCCCCTAGAGTAAGAGTGCTGATTGACTGGCTGATTGAACTGTTTTCCGATTATCCACAGTTATCACCAACACAACCAAGCGGGCGTTAA
- a CDS encoding DUF1435 domain-containing protein encodes MSRGMSSGWGILLPFALLPVLGWADITVGQLRILIVLAMLATVSMLYHARLRHFLLLPSCLALLGGLMAVLMHSGMH; translated from the coding sequence TTGAGCCGTGGTATGTCTAGTGGTTGGGGAATATTGCTGCCTTTTGCTTTACTACCGGTTTTGGGATGGGCTGATATCACCGTCGGTCAGTTACGTATCCTGATTGTGCTCGCCATGCTAGCCACGGTTAGCATGTTGTATCACGCGCGGTTACGGCATTTCTTATTGCTGCCATCATGTCTGGCGCTGTTGGGTGGACTGATGGCGGTGTTAATGCACAGTGGGATGCATTGA
- a CDS encoding GGDEF domain-containing protein: protein MQSELNMNSHSYDQLLKSKHRLSLLLFLFLNASSSIFSMILPSPETPAVTLPIVLITVISLSAATYLIFISKNYANKLNLFSIIMGVLWAWQIILKYEYLGNNENNYLLLSLFTIFFISTIALSDNFLAFCLHSAPAALTVILLDDFQNIFRIVFTIMLPLIGFSLHHLMLRRSDDFTRKLVARLYNEREKFSDLSMIDPLTSLYNRRGLENKLETLLAQSPGNHYVLLLDIDHFKAYNDNYGHTMGDQALVRVAAAIRDAVRSRDIVVRYGGEEFLVLLTHVSEEYASQLAERVRQRVLGLDIPHVFNHKVSTTVTLSAGISPLQAYDLASSLKAADEALYRAKKDGRNKVAFAGEKLSNVESSP, encoded by the coding sequence ATGCAGAGTGAATTGAATATGAATAGCCATTCCTACGATCAGCTTCTGAAAAGTAAGCATCGGCTCTCTTTACTGCTTTTTTTATTTCTTAATGCGTCGTCTTCTATTTTTAGTATGATATTACCGTCACCTGAAACGCCAGCAGTGACATTACCGATAGTACTGATCACGGTTATCAGCCTGAGCGCAGCAACTTATCTGATTTTTATTTCGAAGAATTATGCCAATAAACTGAATTTATTTTCAATAATCATGGGCGTGCTTTGGGCCTGGCAAATCATTCTTAAATACGAATATTTGGGTAATAATGAAAATAACTACTTACTACTCAGCCTGTTTACGATTTTCTTTATCAGCACCATAGCCCTGTCTGATAATTTCCTTGCTTTTTGTCTACACAGTGCACCAGCAGCATTAACCGTTATTTTACTCGACGATTTTCAAAATATTTTCCGTATTGTATTCACCATCATGCTGCCACTGATTGGTTTCTCCTTACATCATTTGATGCTACGTCGTAGCGATGACTTTACCCGAAAACTTGTCGCACGCCTTTATAATGAAAGGGAAAAATTCAGTGATTTAAGCATGATAGACCCCTTAACCAGTTTGTATAATCGCCGGGGTCTGGAGAATAAACTTGAAACACTACTGGCTCAGTCTCCCGGCAATCATTACGTATTGTTGCTCGATATCGACCATTTTAAAGCTTATAACGATAACTATGGTCACACGATGGGGGATCAAGCACTGGTACGTGTTGCGGCGGCTATCCGTGATGCTGTTCGTTCACGGGATATCGTGGTGCGCTACGGCGGCGAAGAGTTTTTAGTGTTACTGACTCATGTGAGTGAAGAGTATGCAAGCCAGCTTGCTGAGCGCGTGCGCCAACGGGTTTTAGGACTTGATATTCCACATGTTTTTAACCATAAAGTTTCTACAACCGTGACATTGAGCGCAGGTATTTCTCCTCTGCAAGCCTATGATCTGGCCTCCTCGCTTAAAGCCGCGGATGAAGCACTTTACCGGGCCAAAAAAGATGGCCGGAATAAAGTTGCCTTTGCCGGAGAGAAATTATCAAACGTTGAATCGTCACCTTGA
- a CDS encoding aminoimidazole riboside kinase, whose product MENTIWVLGDAVIDLVPENSNNYLKCPGGAPANVAVGIARLGGKSAFIGRVGQDSFGRFMQQILQQENVDTHAMTQDPLHHTSTVVVDLDEHGERTFTFMVTPSADLFLQPDDLPEFKNNQWLHLCSIALSQEPSRSAAFEAMRRMKADGGWVSFDPNIRADIWREPQALLPCLQQALLLADVVKLSLEELNFICPDQDIAGAMEQLMADYCCKLLLVTLGANGVWVHNRHRLQKYPSRKITPIDTTGAGDAFVAGLLTALARLPNWHLGADLTAAIDQAQACGALATSAKGAMTALPNAQQLRHFLQPDH is encoded by the coding sequence ATGGAAAATACCATTTGGGTTTTAGGTGATGCTGTAATTGATTTAGTTCCTGAAAATTCAAATAATTACCTTAAGTGTCCAGGTGGTGCACCTGCCAATGTGGCGGTCGGCATCGCCCGATTGGGCGGTAAAAGTGCCTTTATTGGCCGGGTTGGGCAAGACAGTTTTGGTCGTTTTATGCAGCAGATATTACAACAGGAAAACGTCGATACCCACGCGATGACACAGGATCCGCTGCACCATACCTCTACAGTTGTGGTGGATTTAGATGAGCATGGCGAACGCACTTTTACATTTATGGTGACACCGAGTGCCGATCTATTCTTACAACCAGATGATTTACCTGAATTTAAAAACAATCAGTGGCTGCATTTGTGCTCTATTGCCTTAAGCCAAGAGCCGAGCCGTAGTGCCGCCTTTGAGGCGATGCGCCGTATGAAAGCCGACGGTGGTTGGGTCAGCTTTGATCCCAATATCCGTGCCGATATCTGGCGCGAACCACAAGCGTTGCTCCCCTGTCTGCAACAGGCGCTGTTATTGGCCGATGTAGTGAAACTGTCGTTGGAAGAACTGAACTTTATCTGCCCAGATCAGGATATTGCTGGCGCAATGGAACAGTTGATGGCCGACTATTGCTGCAAATTGCTACTGGTAACACTGGGTGCCAATGGCGTTTGGGTGCATAACCGCCATCGTCTGCAAAAATACCCGAGTAGGAAAATCACCCCAATAGACACGACTGGCGCGGGTGATGCCTTTGTCGCTGGGTTGCTGACAGCATTGGCACGGCTACCAAATTGGCATTTAGGTGCAGATCTCACCGCCGCCATCGATCAGGCGCAAGCCTGTGGTGCTTTAGCCACCAGCGCTAAAGGAGCAATGACTGCGTTACCTAATGCTCAACAGTTGCGGCATTTTCTCCAACCCGACCACTAA
- a CDS encoding porin has translation MMIKPSYLAVSIGLILSCAATTTSAASPSSSSNMDIEARLNALEQRLQQAEQRAKNAETRAEIAEKQAQKLETRTRQAEEKTVQVAKRTDKLESKTQDGNGFEFHGYARSGLLMNDSGTGTQGGPYVTPAGSTGGAVGRLGNETETYVEVNLEKKQKLDNGATTRYKVMLADGQRSYNDWTADSSDLNVRQAFVELGTLPTFNGIFKDSTLWAGKRFDRDNFDIHWLDSDVVFLAGTGGGIYDIKWTDNLKSNFSLYGRNYGEIENVNSDIQSYIFTANNYSGPFQWMVSGLRAKDNEARQNSGEAVNTNATDKGIHSMLAYHGDSFYGLRDGTSKTALLYGHGLGAEVKSIGSDGNLTSSADTWRLATYGTTALSKNWSLAPAILAQQSKDRYVSGDSYKWITFNTRLIQEITENFALAYEGSYQYMNLDPQGYKDYHKVSGGFYKLTFAPTFKAGDISNFFSRPEIRVFATYMDWSQDLDNYAKDDSFGKDGFAAGGQWNFGIQMETWF, from the coding sequence ATGATGATAAAACCAAGCTATCTTGCTGTATCAATAGGACTTATCCTTTCTTGTGCAGCGACAACCACCTCTGCAGCCTCACCCTCGTCTTCCTCAAACATGGATATTGAAGCCCGCCTCAATGCGTTGGAGCAACGATTACAACAAGCGGAACAGCGGGCAAAAAATGCAGAAACACGCGCCGAAATTGCCGAAAAACAGGCACAAAAGCTGGAAACTCGAACGCGTCAGGCAGAAGAAAAGACCGTTCAGGTGGCTAAGCGCACAGATAAACTGGAAAGCAAAACACAGGATGGCAACGGTTTTGAGTTTCATGGTTATGCCCGTTCCGGCCTGCTAATGAACGACTCTGGCACCGGCACCCAAGGTGGCCCGTATGTTACGCCAGCCGGCAGTACCGGAGGGGCAGTTGGCCGCTTGGGTAATGAGACAGAAACTTATGTTGAAGTCAATTTGGAGAAAAAGCAGAAGCTGGATAACGGTGCCACCACCCGCTATAAAGTGATGCTGGCTGATGGTCAGCGCAGCTATAACGACTGGACAGCCGACAGCAGTGACCTCAATGTGCGCCAGGCATTTGTCGAACTTGGCACCTTGCCAACCTTTAACGGTATTTTTAAAGACAGTACATTGTGGGCCGGTAAACGTTTCGATCGCGATAACTTCGATATTCACTGGCTGGATTCCGACGTGGTATTCCTTGCCGGTACCGGTGGCGGTATTTATGACATCAAATGGACCGATAACCTGAAGAGTAACTTCTCGTTATATGGCCGTAATTATGGTGAGATCGAGAATGTTAATAGCGATATCCAAAGCTATATTTTCACTGCCAATAACTATAGCGGCCCCTTCCAGTGGATGGTGAGCGGGTTGCGCGCCAAAGATAATGAGGCGCGCCAAAATAGCGGTGAAGCCGTTAATACTAATGCCACAGATAAAGGTATTCACAGCATGTTGGCCTATCACGGTGACAGCTTCTATGGGCTACGTGATGGTACGTCAAAAACCGCGCTGCTGTACGGCCATGGTTTAGGGGCTGAAGTAAAATCTATCGGGTCCGATGGCAACTTAACCAGCAGCGCAGATACCTGGCGTTTGGCGACTTACGGCACCACCGCATTAAGTAAAAACTGGAGTCTAGCCCCAGCAATATTGGCGCAACAAAGTAAGGATCGTTATGTCTCGGGCGATAGCTATAAGTGGATAACATTCAACACCCGCCTGATTCAGGAAATCACCGAGAACTTTGCATTAGCTTATGAAGGTAGTTATCAGTACATGAATCTGGATCCGCAGGGCTATAAGGATTATCACAAAGTCAGTGGTGGTTTCTATAAATTGACCTTCGCCCCAACCTTTAAAGCTGGTGATATCAGTAATTTCTTCAGCCGACCAGAAATACGGGTGTTCGCCACCTATATGGATTGGAGCCAAGATCTGGATAACTACGCCAAGGATGATTCCTTCGGTAAAGATGGTTTTGCCGCCGGTGGGCAATGGAACTTTGGTATCCAAATGGAAACCTGGTTCTAA